TTGGTACCGCCCACGTCGACGCCGACCACGAGGGGGCGCGAGGAAGGGGAGTCCAACGGATCCTCTTTCGTCGTTGTGCCAGGGCCCGATCCTGAATATCGGGCCCGGACTGCGACGGCGGGCGAACCGTGACCGGGAGAAGGCGAGTTGGCGCACTTGATGAACTAGGGAAGCCCCGGGACGGGCCTCTGGTGAAGCACGGCAGGCGAGTACCGTGAAGTTCGTTAGGAAGTTAACTAACGAAGTACAGTGCGTCAAGAGTAATCGCGCCCTCGACCACCGGGAGGCCCCTGCGGGCCGTAGCGGGGCGGGAACGCGCGACGTCGGTGCATCCCATTTGCCGCAGCCCGCCGAGACGACCGGCCGGGCTCGCGGCCCGGTACCCGTGTGGGGGAAATTGTGGAACACGACGTGGCGGCGGCCCCCCGCCTGACCGAGAGTGCGAGCGCTGTATTCGCCGTGCTCGCCCAGGCGGGCAGCGCGACCCGGCCGCAGCTCGCGACCCTGGCGCGGCTGTCCAAGCCGACGGTGTCCGGCGCCGTGGCCGAACTCGAGGGCGCCCGGCTCGCCGCGCACTCCGGCACCGCCTCCAGCGGCACCGGCCGCTCCGCCGCCGTGTACCGTCTCGGGCCGGCCGCCGGAGCCGTCCTCGCCGTCGACCTCGGCCCCGCCCTGACCCGGGTGCGGGGCTGCGCCCTCGACGGCACCCTGCTCGCCGAGGCCACCACCGCCCGCGAGGACGCCGCCGACGCCGTACGCGAGGCGCTCGCCGCGCTGCCCGACGGTGTGCCGCTGCGCTCCATCGTCGTCGCCGTCGGCGACGTCGCCACGCGGGACGGGCGGGGCAGCGGTATGCGCCCCGCGACCGCCAAGGCGGGCCCGGTCTTCGACGCCGTGGCCGTCGCCCTGCCGCAGGGCGTCCCGGTGCACCTGGAGAACAACGTCAACTGCGCCGCGCTCGCCGAGCTGCACGAGGGCGCCGCCCGGGGTCGGCACACCTTCGGCTATCTGCGGATCGGCGTGGGCATCGGTCTCGGCATCGTTGTCGGGGGCCAGGTGCTGCGCGGCGCGAACGGCGCCGCCGGTGAGCTGTCCCGGCTGCCCTACCCCTGGGACGACGGCCGTGAGCCGCACCAGGAGGCCCTGGAGGAGTACATCGGCGCCCGCTCCCTGCTGCGCCGGGCCGCCGAGGCATGGCAGCGCGCGGACGGCCCGTGCCCCCGCACCACCGAGCGGCTCTTCGCCCTCGCCGGGGAGGGCGCGGCCACGGCCCGCGCCCTCGTCGGCCGGCACGCCACGGACGTGGGCCGCCTCGCCGCCGCCGTGACCGCCGTACTGGACCCCGGTCTGATCGTGCTGGGCGGCAGCACCGGCGCGGACCCGCAGCTCCTGCCCGGTGTGCGGGCCGAGCTGGCGCGGCTGAGCTGGCCCACCGACGTGGTCAGCAGCACGGTCGGGGACTCCGGCACCGTCACGGGCGCCGCACGGCTCGCGGTCGCCCGGGGAGTCCAAACCGTGACCGATGCCGCGGGGGCTAAGGATTGACGGCCTCCGACTCGGTCTGCCAATGTCCGGACAAGCGCTTTCTAAGTCGGTCGGGACACCGGCTTGGGGTGAGCCTCCCAGCCCGTACACGACGTACGGCAACCGCACGAGGGCGTGCCCGTGCGGTGACGGCCAGGACGGCCGGGGATCTCGCCCCGCGTGGACGACGCGGCCGGGCGAGGCCGCGCCCCCGGAAAGCGAATTTCCTGCAAAATGCACCCGTGCCGCCTCGGTCGGCGCCGTGCTCCGTCCCCTACGACGAAACAAGGGATCGAAGATGACCAATGTGGGTGTGCGGCGCTCCCGCCGACTCGGCCGCGGCGGCATAGGCCGCCTGGTTCCCCTCGCTGCCGTGGCCACGGCAGGTGCCCTGCTGCTCTCCGCCTGCGGGTCGGGATCCGACTCGGGCGGGACCTCCAAGTCGCTGACGTTCTGGATCTCCACGGTTCCGGGCCAGGACGCGGGCTGGAAGAAGATGGTGGCGCAGTACAAGAAGGAAACCGGCGTCAACGTCAAGCTCGTCAACATCCCCTACGACGGCTACACGACGAAGCTGCACAACGCCGCGCAGGCGAACTCCCTGCCCGACGTGGCGGCCGTCCCGGCGCTGGACCCGATCTGGTCGAGCAAGCTGATCGACCTCAAGTCCATCGCCGACAACAAGACCAACAAGATCAACGCCAACTTCATCGCCAAGGACTCGTCCGGGAAGGTGCTGGCCATCCCCTCGGACGTCACCGCGTCCGGCCTGTACATCAACAAGTCGCTCTTCGAGAAGGCCGGCGTCTCCTTCCCGACCTCGCCCGACAAGACCTGGACCTGGACCGACTTCATCAAGGCGGCGGACGAGGTCCGGGAGAAGGCCGGCGCCAAGTACTCCCTGACGTTCGACCAGTCGCCGTCCCGGCTCCGTGCCATGGTGTACGAGATGGGCGGGCAGTACGTCCACGCGGACTCCTCCGGCAAGTTCTCGGTGGACGCGGCGACCAAGAAGGCCGTGAACACCTTCGTCGGATGGAACGACGACAAGACCATGCCGAAGTCGGTGTGGACCAGCGGCGCCGACCCGTCGGCCATGTTCCAGAGCGGTGACGTGGTCGCCTACTGGTCCGGCGTGTGGCAGGTTCCCGCCTTCGCGGAGAGCATCAAGAAGTTCGAGTGGGCGAGCGTCCCGACTCCGGCCCAGCCGGTGCAGGCCAGCGACGTCAACAGCGGCGGCATGACGGTGGGCTTCAACAACAACGCCGACGCGGCCACCGCCGCGACGAAGTTCCTGTCCTGGCTGTACGAGCCGGCCCACTACCAGGCGCTGTGCGAGGCGTCCGGGTTCCTGCCGGTCGAGAGCGGTCTGAACCCGAAGTACCCCTTCAAGTCCGCGGCGGCGCAGGCGGCGTTCAAGCTGTACAACGAGTCGATCCCGCTCTACGCCCCGATCTCGGGTTACTTCAACGGCGCGCAGACGAACTGGGTGCTGAAGGGCAAGAGCCTCACCGAGGACCCGACCAAGACGGAGCTCGGCAAGGCGATCAACGGCCAGCAGTCGGCCGACAAGGCCCTGGAGAACATCGTGGCCGGCTACAACCAGCAGGTCGGCGGCTGATCGTGGGCCAGAGGGCCGGGCGGCGGGGTCGAGACGCCGCCGCCCGGCCCTGGGCGCCCACGTGATGCCGGGCTGATGACCTGAGCCGACAGCAATCCATTCCACCAGCACGGAGTCAGGAAGATGACAAAACGCGCCTCGGACGTGTCCGCGAGCCCGCCCAGGAGACGCAGTAAGTACACGCTTGCGCCGCTCGTCCTCATCGCGGCCAATGTCGTGCTCTTCTCACTGTTCTTCGTCTGGCCGGCGGTGATCGGGCTCGTCTACTCCTTCACGAACTACACGGGTGTGGGGGCGTTCCAGTTCATCGGACTGGACAACTACCACAACCTGTTCGGGGACTCCACCTTCTACGACGCGCTGAGCCGGACGCTGCTGTACGCCGTGCTCTTCGTGCCGCTGAACTTCGCGGTCTCGCTGCTCACCG
This window of the Streptomyces sp. NBC_01275 genome carries:
- a CDS encoding extracellular solute-binding protein, translating into MTNVGVRRSRRLGRGGIGRLVPLAAVATAGALLLSACGSGSDSGGTSKSLTFWISTVPGQDAGWKKMVAQYKKETGVNVKLVNIPYDGYTTKLHNAAQANSLPDVAAVPALDPIWSSKLIDLKSIADNKTNKINANFIAKDSSGKVLAIPSDVTASGLYINKSLFEKAGVSFPTSPDKTWTWTDFIKAADEVREKAGAKYSLTFDQSPSRLRAMVYEMGGQYVHADSSGKFSVDAATKKAVNTFVGWNDDKTMPKSVWTSGADPSAMFQSGDVVAYWSGVWQVPAFAESIKKFEWASVPTPAQPVQASDVNSGGMTVGFNNNADAATAATKFLSWLYEPAHYQALCEASGFLPVESGLNPKYPFKSAAAQAAFKLYNESIPLYAPISGYFNGAQTNWVLKGKSLTEDPTKTELGKAINGQQSADKALENIVAGYNQQVGG
- a CDS encoding ROK family protein — encoded protein: MAAAPRLTESASAVFAVLAQAGSATRPQLATLARLSKPTVSGAVAELEGARLAAHSGTASSGTGRSAAVYRLGPAAGAVLAVDLGPALTRVRGCALDGTLLAEATTAREDAADAVREALAALPDGVPLRSIVVAVGDVATRDGRGSGMRPATAKAGPVFDAVAVALPQGVPVHLENNVNCAALAELHEGAARGRHTFGYLRIGVGIGLGIVVGGQVLRGANGAAGELSRLPYPWDDGREPHQEALEEYIGARSLLRRAAEAWQRADGPCPRTTERLFALAGEGAATARALVGRHATDVGRLAAAVTAVLDPGLIVLGGSTGADPQLLPGVRAELARLSWPTDVVSSTVGDSGTVTGAARLAVARGVQTVTDAAGAKD